The following are from one region of the Gemmatimonadaceae bacterium genome:
- a CDS encoding aminopeptidase produces MRRRIAAIAALAGVAALGLTPIGCYLSRAAWEEGKILAGRRPISKLVRDRSIDQAVRNKLQLVLDARAYAKDSIRLRTGDSFTTYSRLESDTLVLVLSAAYRDRLEAYTWWFPIVGRVPYKGFFDFDAARRAAKSFLDDGYDVALRPSGAFSTLGFFNDPLLSTTLSRDSLELVNTVIHEVTHNTFYAPGQAVFNESFASFVGARGAAAFFRSRGNAAAAGRVDSEWADEKRLGDFWTGLAKSLDSAYAMHPDDRAARIRVRDTVYLAARRRLVTVVGPQLTTIPRSYAANVPLDNASLLARRVYARDLDLFDSVYDREGRNLRRAIGRVISLAKANKDDPYAALARWVATQDSTAKLLGGNRLQGSGPCNSFGSATLIDGRSAVRESDIP; encoded by the coding sequence ATGCGAAGGCGTATAGCCGCGATAGCGGCGCTCGCGGGCGTGGCTGCACTGGGCTTGACGCCCATCGGTTGCTACCTCAGCCGGGCCGCCTGGGAGGAGGGGAAGATTCTCGCCGGAAGGCGACCGATCTCCAAACTGGTTCGCGACCGGTCGATCGATCAGGCGGTGAGAAACAAGCTGCAGCTCGTGCTCGACGCTCGTGCGTACGCAAAAGACTCCATTCGACTCCGGACCGGAGACAGCTTCACCACCTATTCCCGCCTCGAGAGCGATACGCTCGTGCTGGTGCTTTCGGCAGCCTATCGGGACCGGCTCGAAGCGTATACCTGGTGGTTTCCCATTGTGGGCCGGGTTCCATACAAGGGGTTTTTTGATTTCGACGCCGCCAGGCGGGCGGCCAAGTCTTTCCTCGACGACGGTTATGATGTGGCTTTACGGCCATCCGGTGCGTTCAGCACTCTCGGATTCTTCAACGACCCTCTGCTCAGCACAACGCTTTCACGGGACAGTCTCGAGCTCGTCAACACCGTCATTCACGAAGTGACTCACAACACCTTCTACGCACCGGGGCAGGCGGTGTTCAACGAGTCGTTTGCGAGTTTTGTGGGCGCGCGTGGCGCAGCGGCATTTTTCAGGTCCCGAGGCAACGCGGCCGCGGCAGGGAGGGTCGACTCGGAATGGGCCGATGAAAAACGCCTTGGGGATTTCTGGACCGGGCTCGCAAAGTCGCTCGATTCAGCATACGCGATGCATCCTGACGACAGGGCAGCGCGCATACGGGTCAGGGACACAGTTTATCTGGCCGCGCGGCGCCGGCTCGTAACAGTGGTCGGGCCACAACTCACAACAATCCCTCGGTCGTATGCGGCGAACGTGCCACTGGACAACGCATCGCTGCTGGCGAGGCGTGTCTACGCGCGGGATCTTGATTTGTTCGACTCGGTTTACGACCGGGAAGGACGGAATCTGCGTCGGGCGATTGGCCGCGTGATTTCCCTTGCGAAAGCCAACAAGGACGATCCTTATGCGGCTCTCGCACGATGGGTCGCGACGCAGGACAGCACTGCGAAACTGCTGGGAGGAAATCGCTTGCAGGGGTCGGGTCCCTGCAATAGCTTCGGTTCAGCTACGCTGATTGACGGCCGCAGCGCAGTCCGGGAGTCAGACATTCCCTGA
- a CDS encoding carboxypeptidase regulatory-like domain-containing protein, which translates to MCAFGRFSARLWVPLLLSGIVTPVPRAIAQPSGTVSGIVLDVSDNPVSGARVSLGGTQLATVSDERGAFRITGVTLGPVEILARRLGFAPVAQKATVTSQEASGRIQFRMSALPNTMSPVVVQASRVKYTGRLAGYYERLRRRSGGYFIARDEIDRKSYRTLSQLLAQTPGVNAMRSPTGLGAVRMRGRACRPLVWLDGTAMPAGEVDLDAFSASTLHGIEMYLGSTNAPIDYTGPQGMSSCGTILLWSRGRDTEPRRSATRSDVDLEKLVSALSVYTPDQVDRPAALAGSPPLVVAHPPALFASGTGGNVVAEFVVDSVGRIENGTLAIVSSAHPLFSEAVIQGLERAVYAPALKNGKPVRQVVYQSFSFPAAPGKSGKNGGS; encoded by the coding sequence ATGTGCGCATTCGGGCGTTTCAGTGCGCGGCTCTGGGTGCCGCTGCTCCTTAGCGGCATCGTGACGCCGGTTCCCCGCGCGATAGCCCAGCCGTCGGGTACCGTGAGCGGCATTGTGCTGGACGTATCTGACAACCCCGTTTCCGGGGCCAGGGTTTCGCTTGGCGGCACCCAGCTGGCAACCGTGAGTGATGAGCGCGGCGCATTTCGAATAACGGGCGTCACTCTGGGCCCAGTCGAAATCCTCGCGCGCCGCCTGGGCTTCGCACCAGTGGCGCAAAAGGCGACCGTTACGTCGCAGGAAGCATCCGGGCGTATTCAATTCAGAATGTCAGCATTGCCCAATACCATGAGCCCGGTGGTAGTGCAGGCAAGCCGCGTGAAGTACACCGGCCGGCTGGCCGGATACTATGAGCGACTTCGGCGGCGCTCCGGCGGCTACTTCATCGCCCGCGATGAGATTGACAGAAAGAGCTACCGAACGCTCAGCCAGCTCCTGGCGCAGACTCCGGGGGTAAACGCAATGCGGAGCCCCACCGGCCTCGGCGCTGTCCGGATGCGGGGCAGGGCTTGCCGCCCCCTCGTATGGCTGGATGGCACTGCGATGCCCGCGGGCGAAGTGGATCTCGATGCATTTTCAGCGAGCACGTTACACGGCATCGAGATGTATCTGGGCTCTACAAACGCACCGATCGACTACACCGGTCCGCAGGGAATGTCCAGCTGCGGAACGATTCTGCTCTGGTCGAGGGGCAGGGATACCGAGCCCAGGAGAAGTGCCACGCGGTCAGACGTCGACCTTGAAAAGCTGGTGAGTGCTCTATCGGTCTATACGCCCGACCAGGTAGACAGGCCGGCGGCGCTGGCTGGATCTCCGCCGCTTGTCGTGGCGCATCCTCCAGCTCTTTTTGCAAGTGGGACCGGGGGAAACGTCGTGGCGGAATTCGTCGTCGATTCTGTGGGACGCATCGAAAATGGGACTTTAGCAATAGTTTCTTCGGCGCATCCGTTGTTCAGCGAGGCAGTGATTCAAGGTCTGGAACGTGCCGTGTATGCTCCGGCACTCAAGAATGGCAAGCCTGTGCGTCAGGTAGTCTACCAGTCATTTTCTTTCCCGGCCGCGCCTGGAAAGTCGGGGAAAAACGGCGGGAGCTGA
- a CDS encoding SusC/RagA family TonB-linked outer membrane protein codes for MTRLVRIAMALVAMALPVGLSAQGGGTITGQVLDASNQRPVQEAQVFVVGTQRGASTDQQGRYSITNVPAGSYEVRARRVGYAPGLQRVTVGAGVSAAANFALATSAAQLEEVVVNAVTGQVQRRVEVGTNTGYIDVAALPKGPITKMADVLQGRVAGVNLQSAAGATGSSQRVRIRGANSLSLSNEPLLYVDGILVSNSKGGIGLGGQDYSRLNDINPEEIENIEILKGPAASAIYGSAASVGVILISTKRGRAGKPVWRGYVEGGRLEDKNDYPSNYIALSRLGQGDVYDIEQGGVLNTRNLFGGTTRPYQQCPNFLAALASGTPGACVQDTVLSFNQLEDSRTTPFQNGQRGKVGLSISGGSEALTFFISGDQERENGVLRPNDLERVSFRTNLNARIGSKANAAITAAYITSDSDRFSGDNNIFSPLINGFLGTAQYLPGMESDTVSKPGSRLGSYFGYNTADQRLTVSSQSVDRYIVGANTQYNPLSWLRLNGNVGVDYFGRYDRQTLDPNILPLALDYVRGFRDGNRSRSYQYTSNASGTATFSLTPSLVSNTTGGVSYLRTLFESIGCYGIGIPAGTESCSAATSQFSVSEGYSDAKTFGLFGRQELAFADRFFVAGTLRADNNSGLIREVSGLAVYPSLNASWVLSKEPFFPTIGFLSQLRLRAGYGQAGQRPGFGDAETFFASRAVQIGGAELPALILTRTGNSALKVERTTEIEGGFDASFFSDRFSTEFTAFTRRSVDALISRNLAPSSGLTGAVFQNIGSIRNWGTETALRANLVDASKFRFDARLTATTLRNRIEDLALDSAVAPIQFNRGAQAHRQDFPTGAFFARPIKYDDADKNGKLSRAEVTVDTSKFLAVRNIKGGLDTLNVAYVGPALPTNTQGLSGDVTLFGAFTISALFERRAGNKQLNFTEFFRCRTQGPTAIYSQCGALSNPNASLESQAAYIGAQFLSATPFGYIEDADFIKWRELSVRVGVPESISSKFSALEGAAISLSGRNLKTWTDYSGIDPEINEGGGSSNFGQGEFNTQPPVRTFTLRFDFKL; via the coding sequence ATGACCAGATTAGTCAGAATTGCCATGGCTTTGGTTGCCATGGCGCTGCCCGTTGGGCTTTCTGCTCAGGGCGGCGGTACGATCACCGGTCAGGTATTGGATGCATCCAATCAGCGCCCGGTGCAGGAAGCACAGGTGTTTGTAGTCGGCACCCAGCGCGGCGCCTCGACCGATCAGCAGGGCCGGTATTCGATTACGAATGTGCCAGCCGGGTCGTACGAGGTTCGCGCGCGTAGAGTCGGATACGCGCCCGGCCTGCAGCGCGTAACTGTCGGTGCGGGCGTCAGTGCAGCCGCGAATTTCGCGCTTGCGACGTCGGCGGCGCAGCTCGAGGAAGTTGTCGTCAACGCTGTTACCGGTCAGGTACAGCGACGCGTTGAAGTTGGCACCAACACCGGTTACATCGACGTCGCGGCTCTGCCCAAGGGCCCCATCACCAAGATGGCAGACGTACTCCAGGGCCGTGTGGCTGGCGTGAATCTGCAATCGGCCGCAGGCGCGACAGGCTCGTCGCAGCGCGTCCGGATTCGCGGTGCCAACAGTCTTTCGCTTTCGAACGAACCTCTTCTCTATGTTGACGGGATTCTGGTCTCGAACAGCAAGGGCGGAATTGGTCTTGGCGGGCAGGATTACTCGAGACTGAATGACATCAACCCGGAAGAGATCGAGAACATCGAGATCCTCAAGGGCCCAGCGGCGTCCGCCATTTATGGCAGCGCGGCCTCGGTCGGAGTCATCCTGATCTCGACCAAGCGCGGGCGGGCAGGCAAGCCCGTGTGGCGCGGCTACGTCGAAGGCGGACGCCTGGAAGACAAGAATGACTATCCGTCCAACTACATAGCGCTCTCGCGGCTAGGCCAGGGAGACGTGTATGACATAGAGCAGGGCGGAGTTCTCAACACCAGAAACCTCTTCGGAGGTACTACCCGGCCTTATCAGCAGTGCCCAAATTTTTTGGCGGCGCTTGCCTCTGGAACGCCCGGTGCTTGCGTTCAGGACACGGTTCTTTCTTTCAATCAGCTGGAAGACTCTCGTACGACGCCGTTCCAGAACGGACAGCGGGGCAAAGTGGGCTTGAGCATCTCGGGCGGCAGCGAAGCTCTTACGTTCTTCATCTCCGGCGACCAGGAACGCGAGAATGGAGTACTTCGGCCGAACGACCTTGAGCGCGTAAGCTTTCGTACCAATCTCAACGCTCGTATTGGCAGCAAGGCGAATGCAGCTATTACTGCGGCCTACATCACCAGCGACTCCGACCGGTTCTCAGGTGATAACAATATCTTCAGTCCGCTCATCAACGGATTCCTGGGTACTGCGCAGTATCTGCCGGGAATGGAGTCGGACACTGTATCCAAACCCGGTTCACGGCTCGGATCCTATTTCGGGTACAACACGGCTGACCAGCGTCTGACGGTCTCGAGCCAGTCAGTCGACCGCTACATAGTCGGTGCTAACACGCAGTACAACCCATTGTCCTGGCTGCGGCTGAATGGAAACGTCGGCGTTGACTACTTCGGACGCTACGACAGACAGACTTTGGATCCAAACATTCTTCCGCTCGCACTCGACTATGTTCGCGGTTTCCGTGATGGAAATCGGTCACGCAGCTATCAGTACACGTCGAATGCTTCCGGAACGGCTACCTTCTCTCTCACGCCAAGCCTGGTTTCCAATACGACTGGTGGAGTGAGCTATCTCAGGACGCTGTTCGAGAGCATCGGTTGCTACGGCATCGGCATTCCAGCGGGCACCGAGTCATGCTCTGCAGCAACGAGTCAGTTTTCTGTCAGCGAAGGCTATTCGGACGCGAAGACCTTCGGCTTGTTCGGCCGCCAGGAATTGGCGTTTGCCGATCGCTTTTTTGTGGCCGGAACACTTCGCGCTGATAACAACAGCGGATTGATCAGGGAAGTGTCAGGTCTGGCGGTATATCCATCGCTTAACGCTTCCTGGGTCCTTTCAAAGGAGCCGTTTTTCCCGACGATTGGATTCCTCAGTCAGCTGCGTCTTCGCGCCGGCTACGGGCAGGCTGGTCAACGTCCGGGCTTCGGCGATGCGGAAACGTTTTTTGCATCCCGTGCAGTGCAGATTGGCGGCGCTGAATTGCCAGCGCTCATTCTTACCAGAACAGGCAACTCGGCGCTGAAGGTCGAAAGAACCACTGAGATCGAGGGTGGATTCGATGCTTCTTTCTTCAGTGATCGCTTCTCGACAGAGTTTACGGCCTTTACGCGTCGCTCTGTGGATGCGCTTATTTCGCGCAACCTTGCACCATCTTCCGGACTCACCGGCGCGGTGTTTCAGAATATCGGCAGCATCCGGAACTGGGGTACCGAAACGGCGTTGCGCGCCAATCTGGTAGATGCAAGCAAGTTTCGCTTCGACGCCCGCTTGACGGCGACGACTCTGCGCAACCGCATTGAAGATCTTGCCCTGGATAGCGCAGTAGCGCCGATTCAGTTCAACCGTGGAGCCCAGGCTCATCGTCAGGACTTCCCGACCGGCGCATTCTTCGCCCGGCCAATCAAATACGACGATGCCGACAAGAACGGTAAGCTGTCCCGGGCCGAGGTTACTGTAGACACGTCGAAGTTTCTGGCGGTCCGTAATATCAAGGGCGGTCTTGACACCCTGAATGTGGCTTATGTAGGACCCGCACTTCCCACGAATACCCAAGGTCTTTCTGGTGACGTGACGCTGTTTGGCGCCTTCACAATTTCTGCGCTATTCGAGCGTCGGGCGGGTAACAAGCAGTTGAATTTCACGGAGTTCTTCCGTTGCCGGACGCAGGGGCCGACCGCAATCTACAGTCAGTGTGGTGCGCTGTCGAATCCCAATGCTTCTCTGGAGTCGCAGGCGGCGTATATCGGGGCTCAATTCCTGTCCGCAACGCCTTTCGGCTACATCGAAGATGCTGACTTCATCAAATGGCGTGAATTGTCCGTTCGTGTCGGGGTACCAGAGTCGATTTCGAGCAAGTTCAGCGCGCTCGAGGGTGCGGCAATTTCACTCTCGGGTCGTAATCTCAAGACCTGGACCGATTACTCTGGTATCGATCCGGAGATCAATGAAGGTGGTGGCAGCTCGAATTTCGGTCAGGGCGAATTCAACACCCAGCCCCCGGTCCGGACCTTCACTCTTCGTTTCGACTTCAAACTTTAA
- the dnaE gene encoding DNA polymerase III subunit alpha codes for MSFVHLHCHSEYSLLDGANRIDDLIRRAQEFEQPALAITDHGNLHGAWEFQEKAIAAGIKPIVGMEAYVAPGSRRNKEREANRKPYYHLVLLARNATGYRNLVKLSSLAYTEGFYSRPRVDRELLALHHEGIIVSSACMAGEVATHLLADNWAAAKEAASWYANTFKDYYLEVQAHTTANQAEINSRVFRLAQELGLPVVATNDAHFLRAEDHAAHDVLLCIGLGKDHSSQDRMRYNEGLYFKNVDEISAAFPDRPDVIENTLKIADESSSEFRKQYQVPAFPLPDDVTSENELLVRLSEQGAHMRYGEAPPAEVRERLDYELQVITSTGYAGYFLIVADFIQAARTRGIPVGPGRGSAAGSLVAYALRITDVDPLRFDLLFERFLNPERVSMPDIDIDFCYERRGEVIEYVREKYGRDSVGQIITFGTLKSRAAVKDVGRTLGFTPAETDALAKLIPNAPNFSLTVKEAIDKVPEVRKLYRDDERYRELLDFAIKLEGLSRHAGVHAAGVVIAPGPLDDYVPICTQGSRGSSAGSDESIVVTQYDMNALEHVGMLKMDFLGLTTLTVISDALASIRARTGDAPDLDTLPLEDEKTFRMLRAGRTAGVFQFESALATDMLKSMRADRFDDLVASNALMRPGPLDAGMHKVYCKRKRGEEAVTYALPELEEILDTTYGVITYQEQLMRIAQKLAGISLGEADVLRKAVGKKDSPLIRVEVGKFVEKAIALGHDAKIIAEIAGQIVTFGRYGFNKSHAVAYSIISFHTAWLKTHYPADFMAALLTSQIGDTDSVVKYIKEAREIGIELLPPDINESGYKFTVIAEKRIRFGLGAIRNVGRSAIDSIIAIREKTPVESLFDLANRVDLRVCSKRVFEALIQAGALDGLGGHRAQLFAVLDSAIREASLQQEEATSGQVSMFGTQSLNGGATRHESPALPNIAPWTESDRLSKEKDILGFYTSGHPLDPFTTECELFATHRVADLGSWSAEPMALSVVVTAIKKQTSKRSGAEFARLTIEDFSGSTEVLVFPEKWSVLADQVKTDTPVLLRGGYARRDQDADNPSFVLDSVMKLAELRANGQVMIAIEVLKDPSRSPDVVNELKAIVESYPGTVPLELEYSDGNGLRARLRSRSLTLAVNNAALGELRSLLGNDSVRLRRGSK; via the coding sequence GTGTCCTTCGTACATCTCCATTGTCACTCCGAATACTCCCTTCTGGATGGCGCAAATCGCATCGATGACCTGATCCGGCGCGCGCAGGAATTCGAGCAACCCGCGCTTGCGATCACCGACCATGGAAATCTGCACGGCGCATGGGAGTTCCAGGAAAAAGCGATCGCCGCAGGAATCAAACCTATAGTAGGCATGGAGGCCTACGTAGCGCCGGGCAGCCGGCGTAACAAGGAGCGCGAAGCAAACCGGAAGCCATACTACCACCTCGTGCTCCTCGCCAGGAACGCGACCGGCTATCGGAATCTGGTAAAGCTTTCCTCTCTCGCCTATACCGAGGGTTTCTATTCCCGGCCGCGAGTCGACCGCGAGCTTCTCGCCCTCCACCACGAAGGTATCATAGTATCGTCCGCGTGCATGGCGGGAGAGGTCGCGACACACCTTCTCGCCGACAACTGGGCGGCGGCGAAGGAAGCAGCGTCATGGTACGCCAATACCTTCAAGGATTACTACCTCGAGGTTCAGGCTCACACCACGGCCAATCAGGCGGAAATCAACAGCCGCGTTTTCCGGCTGGCCCAGGAACTCGGTCTCCCTGTAGTCGCCACCAACGACGCGCATTTCCTGCGTGCCGAAGATCACGCCGCCCACGATGTCCTGCTCTGCATCGGGCTTGGCAAGGATCACAGCTCGCAGGACCGGATGAGGTACAACGAGGGCCTGTACTTCAAGAATGTCGACGAGATTTCGGCGGCGTTCCCGGACCGCCCGGATGTCATCGAGAACACGCTCAAAATCGCTGACGAGTCGAGCTCCGAATTCAGGAAGCAGTATCAGGTGCCGGCGTTTCCGCTCCCGGATGACGTTACGAGCGAGAATGAACTGCTCGTCCGGCTCAGTGAGCAGGGAGCGCACATGCGTTACGGTGAAGCGCCACCGGCCGAAGTCCGGGAACGCCTGGACTATGAGCTGCAGGTGATAACCAGCACCGGGTATGCCGGCTATTTCCTGATTGTCGCCGATTTCATTCAAGCCGCCCGCACCAGGGGTATCCCCGTTGGCCCAGGCAGAGGTTCCGCTGCCGGGTCGCTCGTCGCGTATGCCCTTCGGATCACCGATGTCGACCCCCTCCGCTTCGACCTGCTCTTCGAGCGTTTCCTGAATCCGGAGCGAGTGTCGATGCCGGACATCGACATCGATTTCTGCTACGAACGCCGCGGCGAAGTCATCGAGTACGTACGGGAAAAATACGGCCGCGATTCAGTAGGTCAGATCATCACTTTCGGCACCCTCAAGTCGCGAGCAGCGGTGAAGGATGTCGGTCGCACTCTTGGATTCACCCCGGCCGAAACCGACGCGCTTGCAAAGCTCATCCCAAACGCGCCCAACTTCTCGCTGACTGTCAAGGAAGCCATCGACAAGGTGCCCGAGGTGCGGAAGCTCTATCGTGACGATGAGCGCTACCGCGAGCTGCTGGACTTCGCGATCAAGCTCGAAGGGTTGTCGAGGCACGCCGGAGTGCACGCCGCCGGCGTCGTGATCGCACCCGGCCCGCTCGACGACTACGTACCGATTTGCACGCAGGGCTCGAGGGGCTCGAGTGCAGGTAGCGATGAGAGCATTGTCGTCACCCAGTACGACATGAACGCTCTCGAGCACGTCGGCATGCTCAAGATGGATTTCCTGGGTCTCACTACACTTACGGTGATCAGTGACGCGCTCGCGTCGATTCGCGCGCGCACAGGGGACGCTCCCGATCTGGACACGCTTCCTCTCGAGGACGAGAAGACGTTCAGAATGCTGCGTGCCGGGAGAACCGCCGGCGTATTCCAGTTTGAATCGGCGCTTGCCACCGACATGCTCAAGAGCATGCGAGCTGACAGATTCGACGATCTGGTTGCCTCGAATGCACTGATGCGGCCGGGCCCGCTCGATGCGGGGATGCACAAGGTCTACTGCAAACGAAAGCGGGGCGAGGAGGCCGTCACTTATGCGCTGCCCGAGCTCGAGGAGATTCTCGATACCACTTACGGTGTAATCACTTATCAGGAACAGCTGATGCGCATCGCGCAAAAGCTGGCAGGCATTTCGCTTGGTGAAGCAGACGTGCTTCGCAAAGCCGTTGGTAAAAAGGATTCCCCGCTCATCCGCGTCGAGGTTGGAAAATTCGTCGAAAAAGCCATTGCCCTTGGCCACGATGCAAAGATCATCGCTGAAATTGCCGGCCAGATCGTGACGTTCGGACGTTACGGATTCAACAAGTCGCACGCCGTTGCTTACTCGATCATCTCATTCCATACGGCCTGGCTCAAGACGCACTATCCTGCGGATTTCATGGCCGCGCTGCTTACATCGCAGATTGGCGATACTGACAGCGTCGTCAAATACATCAAGGAAGCGCGCGAAATCGGCATCGAGCTTCTGCCGCCGGATATCAATGAGTCCGGCTACAAGTTTACTGTCATCGCCGAAAAGCGAATCCGCTTCGGACTGGGCGCAATACGCAACGTCGGCAGGTCGGCGATTGATTCCATAATTGCAATCCGGGAGAAAACGCCGGTCGAATCGTTGTTCGATCTTGCGAATCGCGTCGACCTGCGGGTTTGCAGCAAGCGCGTGTTCGAAGCACTCATTCAGGCCGGCGCGCTCGATGGGCTGGGCGGACATCGCGCGCAGCTTTTTGCCGTTCTCGATTCGGCGATTCGAGAGGCATCCCTGCAGCAGGAGGAGGCAACCTCCGGGCAGGTGTCGATGTTCGGCACGCAATCGTTGAATGGTGGTGCAACGCGCCACGAGTCTCCTGCCCTGCCCAACATCGCGCCGTGGACCGAGTCGGACCGTCTGTCGAAAGAAAAGGATATTCTCGGGTTTTATACATCGGGGCATCCTCTCGATCCCTTTACGACGGAGTGCGAGCTTTTCGCCACTCACCGAGTTGCCGACCTGGGCAGCTGGAGTGCGGAGCCAATGGCACTTTCAGTTGTCGTGACGGCGATAAAGAAGCAGACCAGCAAACGATCGGGCGCGGAATTCGCGCGGCTTACGATCGAGGATTTCTCGGGCTCTACGGAAGTGCTCGTGTTTCCGGAGAAATGGAGCGTGCTGGCCGATCAGGTAAAAACGGACACTCCCGTATTGCTGCGGGGCGGTTATGCGCGCCGGGATCAGGACGCTGACAATCCCTCGTTCGTGCTGGATTCCGTGATGAAGCTTGCCGAGCTGCGCGCGAACGGGCAGGTGATGATTGCCATCGAAGTTCTGAAAGACCCGTCGCGATCGCCTGATGTCGTCAACGAGCTGAAGGCAATCGTGGAATCGTATCCGGGCACTGTGCCACTCGAGCTCGAATACAGCGATGGCAACGGGTTGCGGGCAAGGCTGCGTTCCCGCAGTTTGACTTTGGCGGTCAACAACGCCGCGCTGGGCGAGCTCCGCTCACTGCTTGGGAACGATTCGGTTCGTCTGCGACGCGGGAGCAAGTAA
- a CDS encoding tetratricopeptide repeat protein has translation MKILSTGKGLRTLPRLVLATVLALSAGACDTDKIVEVEDPAARRPEEINNTGSVPALVNGALRQFIGGYSGFGGDSFLSSSGVISDELYYGDTFTTRDAADKRTLQPAVLGNISDGSFGLLQQARFNARRAFATVAQFSTPATAAADGTTQAQLRTIEGYVYVTLSEGWCGSVPFSVVPDTGVVDASRITNGVPLSTAGMNDTAVTRFNQALALNSSNALAAVGKARALLNLGRFAEAAAAVQSVPTSYVFLLEHSINTPAENNPIRALIDNGRYSVSNLEGAVISTTSTRPDATAPATTAPGAEGIAFRGLRDPRVPWEFKGRCFSAVNCFFNNNYSTLDADVPLASGVEARLIEAEAALRAGNTALMLSTLNTLRANVTQIVQVLYPGQKAVQNPTGLQPLIDPGTPDTRRALFFQERALWLFNTGHRQGDLRRLVRQYGVPSNVAFPSGTHFRGGTFGNDVAYPVPFNEENNREFNRAACVTTAA, from the coding sequence ATGAAAATTTTATCCACAGGGAAGGGTCTTCGGACCCTTCCCAGGCTAGTGCTGGCAACGGTGCTGGCGCTCTCAGCCGGGGCTTGTGACACTGACAAGATCGTAGAAGTCGAAGACCCCGCAGCGCGCCGGCCTGAGGAGATTAACAACACCGGTTCAGTACCGGCGTTAGTGAACGGCGCCTTGCGTCAGTTCATTGGCGGTTACAGCGGGTTTGGCGGCGACTCGTTTCTTTCTTCCTCAGGCGTCATTTCGGATGAATTGTACTACGGAGATACCTTCACTACCCGAGATGCGGCGGATAAGCGCACGCTGCAGCCCGCAGTGCTTGGCAACATTTCGGACGGGTCGTTTGGTTTGCTGCAGCAGGCCCGTTTCAACGCGCGCCGGGCGTTTGCAACTGTTGCCCAGTTTTCAACACCAGCCACAGCAGCTGCAGACGGGACCACGCAGGCGCAACTCCGTACGATTGAAGGTTACGTTTACGTAACCCTCAGCGAAGGATGGTGCGGTTCGGTTCCCTTCAGCGTTGTGCCCGACACCGGTGTGGTTGACGCTAGCCGCATTACCAACGGTGTTCCGCTTAGCACTGCGGGCATGAACGATACCGCTGTTACGCGCTTCAATCAGGCGTTAGCCCTCAATTCGTCCAACGCTCTGGCGGCTGTTGGAAAGGCCAGAGCGTTGTTGAATCTTGGCCGGTTCGCCGAGGCGGCAGCAGCCGTGCAGAGTGTGCCAACGTCGTACGTTTTTCTGCTCGAGCACTCTATCAACACTCCGGCCGAAAACAATCCGATCAGGGCGTTGATCGACAATGGCCGTTACAGCGTGTCGAATCTCGAAGGTGCGGTTATCAGCACCACCAGTACGCGTCCAGATGCTACAGCTCCTGCTACCACGGCTCCTGGTGCCGAAGGAATCGCTTTCCGCGGTCTTCGCGACCCCAGAGTACCCTGGGAGTTCAAGGGCAGATGTTTTAGCGCAGTCAATTGTTTTTTCAACAACAATTATTCCACTCTCGATGCCGATGTGCCCCTGGCTTCGGGAGTCGAGGCGCGCCTGATCGAAGCCGAGGCGGCGCTGCGTGCGGGAAATACTGCTTTGATGCTCAGTACACTGAATACACTGCGGGCAAACGTCACACAGATCGTCCAGGTACTCTATCCCGGTCAGAAAGCCGTGCAGAATCCGACGGGACTGCAGCCGCTTATTGATCCCGGAACTCCAGACACTCGCCGCGCTCTGTTTTTTCAGGAACGCGCATTGTGGTTGTTCAACACTGGACACCGTCAAGGCGACCTGCGCCGGCTCGTGCGTCAGTACGGAGTTCCGTCAAATGTTGCATTTCCGAGTGGCACGCATTTCCGCGGTGGCACATTCGGAAACGACGTTGCGTATCCCGTGCCTTTCAACGAGGAAAACAACAGGGAGTTCAATCGCGCGGCCTGTGTGACTACGGCGGCGTAG